The following are encoded together in the Lactuca sativa cultivar Salinas chromosome 1, Lsat_Salinas_v11, whole genome shotgun sequence genome:
- the LOC111889133 gene encoding G2/mitotic-specific cyclin C13-1, which translates to MADQENNYGVRVTRQAKKRAMEAIGSQFQPANKKRVVLGEISSNAASLENPKVGSDLVQKTKCGSKKVKKAVKAVIAAAKKHELAAEKTDDPLIDPQMCEAYVSDIYEYLHNMEMEARRRPLVDYIEKVQKDVTVNMRGVLVDWLVEVAEEYKLLPDTLYLTISYIDRYLSVNVLNRQRLQLLGVSSMLIASKYEEISPPHTEDFCYITDNTYTKQEVVKMEADVLKTLKFEMGNPTVKTFLRRFTRIAQEDYDSPNLQLEFLSYYLAELSLLDYGCLKFLPSMVAASVTFLSRFMLKPNSHPWNLTLEQLSGYTPSDLKECVTILHELQSSRRCGNLVAIREKYKQHKFKCVGELLSPLVIPSSFFNSIKER; encoded by the exons ATGGCAGACCAGGAGAACAACTATGGTGTTAGAGTTACTCGCCAGGCGAAGAAGAGGGCCATGGAGGCGATTGGATCTCAGTTTCAACCGGCGAACAAAAAGAGGGTCGTGTTGGGTGAGATATCGAGTAATGCGGCTTCATTGGAGAATCCGAAGGTGGGATCTGATCTTGTTCAGAAGACAAAATGTGGATCGAAGAAGGTGAAGAAAGCTGTGAAAGCAGTGATAGCAGCGGCTAAAAAGCATGAACTTGCTGCCGAGAAGACGGACGACCCATTGATTGACCCTCAGATGTGCGAAGCTTACGTCTCAGATATCTACGAGTATCTTCATAACATGGAG ATGGAAGCAAGAAGAAGACCACTTGTTGATTACATTGAGAAAGTACAAAAAGATGTTACTGTGAATATGCGAGGTGTATTGGTAGATTGGTTAGTAGAAGTTGCAGAAGAATACAAGCTTCTTCCAGACACTTTGTATCTCACCATCTCCTACATCGATAGATATCTATCAGTAAATGTTCTCAACAGACAAAGACTTCAACTTCTTGGTGTTTCTTCAATGCTCATTGCATC AAAATACGAAGAAATCAGCCCTCCACACACAGAGGATTTCTGTTACATCACAGATAACACGTACACGAAGCAAGAAGTCGTGAAGATGGAAGCCGATGtgctaaaaaccctaaaattcgaAATGGGAAACCCCACAGTTAAAACATTTCTCAGGCGATTCACTAGGATTGCTCAAGAAGATTACGAT TCGCCCAATTTGCAATTAGAGTTCTTGAGCTATTATCTAGCAGAATTAAGCTTACTAGACTATGGTTGCCTCAAGTTTTTGCCTTCCATGGTGGCTGCATCAGTTACATTTCTTTCAAGATTCATGCTCAAACCGAATTCACACCCATGG AATTTAACTTTGGAACAGCTCTCTGGATATACACCCTCTGATTTGAAAGAATGTGTTACAATATTACATGAATTACAATCAAGTAGAAGATGTGGAAATTTGGTAGCTATTAGAGAAAAATACAAGCAACATAAG TTCAAATGCGTGGGTGAATTGTTGTCTCCTTTGGTGATTCCATCTTCCTTCTTTAATAGCATCAAAGAACGATAG